The following are encoded together in the Tribolium castaneum strain GA2 chromosome 3, icTriCast1.1, whole genome shotgun sequence genome:
- the LOC658741 gene encoding DGAT1/2-independent enzyme synthesizing storage lipids, with amino-acid sequence MTFQSYLQTIQGYVVEYIDIDYSLWLTWCLAPLLISFLLPMVIALLLYLTAFILYIYKLHWRSIRMTLQTGDKWETARRAAAAVWDAHGWIWHGYEIQGLENIPDNGPALIIYYHGAIPIDIYYFLAKTLFYKNRLVHTVADYFLFRIPGFSIIADCMKVIPGTIQTCSNLLKEGNVLAISPGGVYEAQFSHHYNLMWKRRLGFAKVALEAQVPIIPMFTENLREAFRTLSIGRRIFLRLYAIFKFPFAPIYGGFPVKMVSHVGKPIAYDPNLTPEDLQAKVAASLNELIKRHQRIPGSILYGIMDRIPYFRARNSIQHEE; translated from the exons ATGACATTTCAGTCGTATTTACAAACAATTCAAGGCTACGTGG TCGAATACATTGACATCGATTACTCCTTATGGCTGACATGGTGTTTAGCCCCCTTGCTCATATCCTTTCTGCTTCCTATGGTGATAGCCCTCCTGCTATACCTCACCGCTTTTATATTATACATTTACAAGCTTCACTGGCGGAGCATTCGGATGACTTTACAAACGGGAGACAAGTGGGAGACTGCCCGAAGGGCTGCCGCCGCGGTCTGGGATGCCCACGGATGGATCTGGCATG GGTATGAAATCCAAGGTCTCGAAAACATCCCAGACAACGGCCCCGCGCTAATAATTTACTACCATGGGGCCATTCCGATCgacatttattatttcctCGCAAAGACCCTCTTCTACAAAAACAGACTGGTCCACACCGTTGCCGACTATTTCCTGTTTAGAATTCCAG GTTTCAGTATTATCGCCGACTGCATGAAAGTCATTCCGGGCACGATCCAGACCTGTTCCAACCTCCTCAAGGAGGGCAACGTCCTCGCGATCTCCCCCGGGGGAGTTTATGAGGCCCAGTTCAGCCACCACTACAACCTAATGTGGAAACGGCGCCTAGGCTTCGCCAAAGTGGCCCTCGAGGCGCAAGTT ccGATTATTCCGATGTTTACAGAGAATCTTCGCGAGGCCTTTCGGACTTTGAGTATCGGCCGCAGGATTTTCCTGCGGTTGTATGccattttcaaatttcctTTCGCGCCCATTTACGGGGGATTCCCCGTGAAAATGGTCAGTCATGTGGGGAAACCCATAGCCTACGACCCCAACTTGACCCCCGAGGACTTGCAAGCCAAAGTCGCGGCCAGTCTGAACGAGCTCATCAAGAGGCATCAGAGGATACCGGGGAGCATATTGTACGGGATCATGGACCGAATACCGTATTTTAGGGCCAGGAATTCGATACAGCATGAAGAGTGA
- the LOC658517 gene encoding tubulin beta chain → MREIVHIQAGQCGNQIGAKFWEVISDEHGIDPTGTYHGDSDLQLERINVYYNEATGGKYVPRAILVDLEPGTMDSVRSGPFGQIFRPDNFVFGQSGAGNNWAKGHYTEGAELVDSVLDVVRKEAEGCDCMQGFQLTHSLGGGTGSGLGTLLISKIREEYPDRIMNTFSVVPSPKVSDTVVEPYNATLSVHQLVENTDETYCIDNEALYDICFRTLKLTTPTYGDLNHLVSATMSGVTTCLRFPGQLNSDLRKLAVNMVPFPRLHFFMPGFAPLTSRGSQQYRALTVPELVMQMFDAKNMMAACDPRHGRYLTVAAIFRGRMSMKEVDEQMLNIQNKNSSYFVEWIPNNVKTAVCDIPPRGLKMSSTFIGNSTCIQELFKRISEQFTAMFRRKAFLHWYTGEGMDEMEFTEAESNMNDLVAEYQQYQDATAEEEGEFDEEEEGDNEGEN, encoded by the exons ATGCGAGAAATAGTCCACATACAAGCAGGTCAATGCGGCAATCAAATAGGAGCAAAG ttttggGAAGTGATCTCAGATGAGCATGGAATCGACCCTACGGGGACATACCACGGGGATTCGGACCTCCAGCTGGAGCGAATCAACGTCTACTACAATGAGGCGACCGGCGGGAAATATGTCCCTCGCGCCATCCTCGTAGACCTGGAGCCCGGCACCATGGACTCGGTCAGGTCCGGTCCCTTCGGCCAGATTTTCCGGCCGGACAACTTCGTTTTCGGCCAGTCCGGGGCCGGGAACAACTGGGCCAAGGGCCACTACACCGAAGGGGCCGAGCTGGTGGACTCGGTGCTGGACGTGGTGCGCAAGGAAGCCGAGGGCTGCGACTGCATGCAGGGCTTCCAGCTGACCCACTCGCTGGGAGGGGGCACCGGCTCGGGGCTGGGCACTCTCCTAATTTCGAAAATCAGAGAGGAGTACCCCGATCGCATCATGAACACCTTCTCCGTAGTGCCGTCCCCGAAGGTCTCCGACACTGTCGTGGAGCCCTACAATGCCACCCTCTCCGTACATCAGCTCGTAGAAAACACAGACGAGACGTACTGCATCGACAATGAGGCTCTCTACGACATCTGCTTCAGGACTCTCAAACTCACGACCCCCACCTATGGGGATTTGAACCACCTGGTGTCGGCAACCATGTCTGGGGTCACCACTTGTCTCCGCTTCCCGGGGCAGCTGAACTCAGATTTGAGGAAATTGGCCGTGAATATGGTGCCGTTCCCCCGACTCCACTTCTTTATGCCGGGCTTTGCCCCCTTGACTTCCAGAGGGAGCCAGCAATATCGGGCTTTAACCGTCCCCGAGTTGGTCATGCAGATGTTCGACGCTAAGAACATGATGGCCGCTTGCGACCCCAGACATGGGCGCTACTTAACCGTGGCCGCCATCTTCAGAGGAAGAATGTCCATGAAGGAGGTGGACGAGCAGATGCTCAATATCCAGAACAAGAACAGCAGCTACTTTGTCGAGTGGATCCCCAACAACGTCAAGACCGCTGTGTGTGACATTCCCCCTCGCGGCTTAAAAATGTCGTCGACTTTTATTGGAAATTCTACATGTATTCAAGAATTGTTTAAGAGGATTTCGGAACAGTTCACCGCAATGTTTAGAAGAAAGGCATTTTTGCATTGGTACACTGGCGAAGGCATGGACGAAATGGAATTTACTGAGGCTGAGAGCAACATGAATGATTTAGTTGCGGAGTACCAACAGTACCAAGACGCCACCGCCGAAGAGGAAGGAGAATTTGACGAGGAAGAAGAAGGCGACAACGAAGGAGAAAATTAa
- the Gp210 gene encoding nuclear pore membrane glycoprotein 210, with protein MAGAKIITCIFYTLFIASAFSSKLNVPRVLLPIFNDFSMKFLLEANDGGCYKWSTTRNDIIKLTMLDENLDLHCSIKAEVQTVTKEPVRNLAVVLAEDVQTDQILKCDVVVDAISSLSITTTTRELFMEEVPEAFQVNAYDAQGNEFSSLEGVEFDWKIITLGSKKEAVVVRYLPFKDSPYESLPHIQKLEDDNRKGSVILLEGVKTGSAKVSVRLPYSEYKEVPSIEVVLTVIANLLLVPSEAYMMEGDVISFKLYYMHNGKMDELQIPDAQYFLESEDESVVKSDKSSREVTARALGKCHVMLRSSNRLDDDPALKLPVAVITVVQPSYIVLTLLPHKNWAILVGDQHEIIAEVYSSSDNKLYLGSGVQIQTQVGEAFHVEERSQNGSWISGWGLKESRAIVSAKLEAVIHPTLGKFTLDTPIISQGELYIYPRITISPAEVVLPWDTQIKPKYDIDLVAKGGDGRFLWSSTDHSIGIVSQTGHVRTLTQGYFSVSAAMTRNHHNRQYAKFSILPPVRLEIVEFIMEAEIFQPIYLHIALYAPKTSNDNTTQTFIPFTQCQDLPFQVKQTDNKFIYNKTASIPPVGISCGNIAMIGTAVGTSKVTVTYYQDGLILEDSVTINAYYPLKLISPSPKHQVVLAVGSAIHLVFSGGPRPQIGRQSDHQRIVIVENEATVQAEDVTDSNQLPLEDITAVWVLCRKLGETNVKLTISNTPSLPNCKSHGSTVTTKVICGKPRRLHIQPEVKVNDAKACPMDLSADRVVVPNNQDIELEVVVIDELGRVFLNTSSLLFTWESRPAGEVKFQSIDSTITKHEMFGSVPLVNKTLQIIRPYIDSGLLEVTGTVKGYKMSVLKAYHITPEWPEFLSGEERSADHPAITATVGLFLVDDTVVTPNVTIIFNQPNVKKEIAVMHGSGYIELSLSNDEIATVNYVEGTRLIEIVPVVSGEMTIQVVDLCLVANPIFIYVKVVSLGKIEVETAGKVEINHCIQVVAKLYDETDQLLDVHDMGVIELRHRFSKNIANLGRMPQNADDPWPLGEVHFVLTGVELGDAQLTFTFDNKDQVVSSEPVDIQVFPPLKVNPRNGTLLVGATMQLTLRGGPQPDTSIEFEPHTNGTITVSDVGIVVGKNLGFTKITVRSIGVHPKTGEKIIYAEDTIDVNIVKISGVKIGAPLTKFKSGGTIPVWVTGIPETISPLILSSFEDSALTYDWYFNDFDVTTLVGVFSTVGVIYKTCDKTIVRVTGLQPGKTKLYVNVTFNAVDATQPTVYQAYVDLEVFEPLMLVTPRHMPGRSLLMARHSSIQLQTNLEGIVNIEYSIPEFRLTGTEVTAMNSTPVATITVTETGYLQSFGTVGFAQLLITATDELGLKQTLTYVVEVKPVHYMLLTVKANWRIHLDSSLQVIPLGTEFDLVANFYDIIGNKFNAGPRQVKVRANRLDLVKIKQYTSNATMTVATKKPGHTVIKAWTDGVDNTADYVKIHSKEVVKPVVDFLTSGDIMCLWSPVVTRHLQIGFWSSSDTSMISIDATIDLAFVIGNKEGTVLLTHSLQANVPLRMQVLPVAEVKLYPDKVTFFTNGAEGMVQRIGVVLKSRVGPADKRNNLIQGWLCDRSFHRYLVPTPFRCFVRFTNESVDIDANSIFSMKSSFKPEIGQYNCKIISTGANTSDVSLLMTNITFWVISDEGEIESQPLEMPFIPTPYVPPEVYIGDQGNVGELVVTGLGYILEHIVVQPADSSIVYVDKGRLIDENHKMYQVQLVDYHPKFADQEDVMGIIVRSPLTDQATQVMVRVSNKYRDDTCAGKSPIYRFIQHYKHAIIIVISMLIIFCVTCYVYSRYMQPMVTVTVNPNRSLLNASYQQQHYPTASTPMNMMNRTQPSIPRLSPTSPICTSKSNCTCGRNREPVYGDVSSFTMNSPELRRNRRFL; from the exons ATGGCCggtgcaaaaattattacatgtATATTTTACACACTATTCATAGCAAGTGCCTTTTCGTCAAAATTGAACGTGCCGAGAGTCCTACTTCCCATTTTCAATGACttttctatgaaatttctgCTGGAAGCCAACGATGGCGGTTGTTACAAATG GAGCACGACTCGCAATGATATCATCAAATTAACAATGCTTGACGAAAATCTTGACTTACATTGCTCCATAAAGGCCGAAGTTCAAACTGTGACCAAAGAGCCGGTCAGGAACCTCGCTGTGGTTCTTGCCGAGGATGTTCAAACCGACCAAATactaaaatgcgacgttgtgGTCGACGCTATAAGTTCCTTATCAATTACGACAACGACAAGGGAGCTTTTTATGGAAGAAGTTCCCGAGGCGTTCCAAGTAAATGCTTATGACGCACAAGGCAACGAGTTTTCCTCCCTGGAAGGGGTGGAATTTGACTGGAAGATCATCACACTTGGCAGCAAAAAGGAAGCAGTGGTTGTGAGATACCTGCCGTTTAAAGACTCCCCCTATGAGTCACTACCTCACATCCAGAAACTCGAAGATGACAATAGAAAAGGCTCagttattttacttgaagGCGTGAAAACGGGCTCAGctaaa gTTTCAGTACGTCTTCCGTATTCGGAATACAAAGAAGTTCCAAGTATTGAAGTCGTTTTGACCGTCATTGCTAATTTGTTGCTAGTTCCGAGTGAGGCTTACATGATGGAGGGAGATGTGATCTCATTTAAATTATACTAT ATGCATAATGGTAAAATGGATGAGTTGCAAATACCGGACGCCCAATATTTCCTCGAATCTGAAGATGAGAGTGTtgttaaaagtgataaatctTCAAGGGAAGTTACTGCCAGGGCGTTGGGTAAATGTCACGTGATGTTGCGCAGCTCCAATAGGCTGGATGATGACCCAGCCTTAAAGCTTCCAGTGGCTGTGATAACTGTAGTACAGCCCAGTTACATTGTTTTGACCCTTTTACCTCACAAAAACTGGGCAATTTTGGTCGGAGACCAGCATGAGATTATCGCTGAGGTGTACAGCag cTCTGATAACAAGCTCTATCTCGGTTCGGGTGTGCAAATCCAAACCCAGGTGGGCGAAGCCTTTCACGTGGAAGAGCGTTCGCAGAATGGCAGCTGGATTAGCGGGTGGGGCCTTAAAGAAAGCCGAGCCATAGTTTCGGCTAAATTAGAGGCGGTGATCCATCCCACATTGGGCAAATTTACCCTGGATACACCCATAATATCGCAAGGCGAGCTCTACATCTACCCCCGAATAACTATATCTCCTGCCGAGGTTGTCTTACCATGGGACACCCAAATAAAACCCAA ATATGACATCGACTTGGTGGCTAAAGGGGGCGACGGCCGCTTTTTGTGGTCAAGCACGGACCATTCCATTGGTATAGTGTCTCAAACGGGTCACGTGCGTACTCTCACCCAGGGCTATTTTTCCGTATCGGCTGCTATGACCCGCAACCACCACAACCGTCAATACGCCAAATTTTCAATCCTTCCACCTGTTCGTCTCGAAATTGTTGAGTTTATAATGGAAGCGGAGATTTTCCAACCGATTTACCTCCACATTGCTCTCTATGCCCCCAAAACGAGCAACGATAATACCACTCAAACCTTTATCCCTTTCACGCAGTGTCAAGACCTTCCGTTCCAAGTAAAACAAAccgataataaatttatttacaacaaaACAGCATCAATCCCTCCTGTGGGTATCTCCTGCGGGAATATAGCAATGATTGGTACTGCCGTTGGTACAAGCAAAGTTACAGTGACGTATTATCAGGACggtttaattttggaagattCGGTCACGATAAACGCGTATTACCCTCTGAAATTGATTTCACCGAGTCCTAAACATCAAGTGGTTTTGGCGGTGGGCAGTGCTATACATTTGGTGTTTTCGGGGGGACCTAGGCCACAGATTGGGAGACAGAGTGATCATCAAAGGATTGTAATTGTGGAGAATGAAGCCACTGTGCAGGCGGAGGATGTGACCGATTCGAATCAACTGCCGTTGGAGGATATTACGGCCGTTTGGGTCTTGTGTAGGAAGTTGGGTGAGACCAATGTTAAGTTGACGATCAGCAATACGCCCTCGTTGCCCAATTGCAAGAGTCATGGGAGTACAGTGACGACAAAG gTAATTTGCGGTAAACCCCGCCGCCTCCACATCCAGCCGGAAGTCAAAGTCAACGATGCGAAGGCATGTCCCATGGACCTCAGTGCCGACCGCGTTGTAGTACCCAACAACCAAGATATTGAACTCGAAGTGGTCGTCATCGACGAACTTGGCCGTGTCTTCCTAAACACCAGTAGTCTTCTCTTCACATGGGAGTCGCGTCCGGCTGGCGAAGTTAAATTCCAAAGCATCGACAGCACAATCACCAAACACGAAATGTTCGGCTCCGTTCCACTGGTCAACAAAACGCTCCAAATTATCCGTCCCTATATCGACTCCGGGCTGTTGGAAGTCACCGGAACCGTCAAGGGCTACAAGATGAGTGTCTTAAAAGCCTATCACATCACACCGGAATGGCCGGAATTTTTGAGTGGGGAGGAGCGATCGGCCGATCATCCTGCGATAACAGCGACTGTGGGGCTGTTTTTGGTGGACGATACAGTTGTGACACCTAAtgtaacaattattttcaatcaacCGAACGTCAAGAAGGAAATAGCAGTGATGCATGGGTCGGGCTATATCGAATTATCGTTAAGTAATGACGAAATCGCAACGGTGAATTACGTCGAAGGGACGAGACTTATCGAAATTGTCCCAGTGGTGTCAGGAGAAATGACAATACAAGTGGTGGACTTGTGTCTAGTCGCAAACCCGATTTTCATCTACGTTAAAGTGGTTTCCTTGGGGAAAATCGAAGTCGAAACCGCCGGGAAAGTCGAGATAAATCACTGTATCCAAGTCGTAGCGAAACTCTACGACGAAACTGATCAATTATTGGACGTGCATGACATGGGGGTTATCGAATTGAGGCATCGGTTCAGCAAAAATATAGCCAACTTGGGGCGCATGCCCCAAAATGCCGACGATCCCTGGCCCTTGGGAGAGGTTCATTTCGTTTTGACTG GAGTCGAACTCGGCGATGCCCAGCTGACCTTCACGTTCGACAACAAAGACCAAGTCGTTTCGAGCGAACCGGTCGACATCCAGGTGTTTCCCCCACTGAAGGTGAATCCCCGAAACGGCACTCTTTTGGTGGGGGCTACCATGCAATTGACGCTTCGTGGGGGCCCACAACCCGACACCAGTATCGAATTCGAGCCACACACGAATGGAACCATCA CCGTTAGTGACGTGGGTATTGTTGTTGGGAAAAATTTGGGATTTACCAAAATCACAGTTCGCTCGATTGGAGTACATCCAAAAACAGGCGAGAAAATTATTTACGCCGAAGATACAATCGAtgttaatattgttaaaatcAGTGGAGTGAAGATAGGAGCGCCTTTGACGAAGTTTAAGAGTGGGGGGACGATTCCGGTTTGGGTTACTGGAATTCCGGAAACGATTTCGCCCTTGATTTTATCGAGTTTTGAAGATTCGGCTTTGACGTACGACTggtattttaatgattttgatGTGACGACGCTTGTGGGAGTTTTTTCAACTGTGG GTGTGATTTACAAAACTTGCGACAAAACAATAGTAAGAGTGACGGGTTTGCAACCTGGCAAAACGAAGCTCTACGTGAACGTAACATTCAACGCTGTTGATGCAACTCAACCTACAGTGTACCAGGCATACGTAGATTTGGAAGTTTTTGAACCTTTGATGCTTGTAACCCCCCGACATATGCCAGGGAGGTCACTTTTGATGGCCCGCCATTCAAGCATCCAACTACAAACCAATTTAGAAGGCATTGTTAATATAGAGTACAG CATTCCTGAATTTCGCCTAACGGGGACCGAAGTAACAGCGATGAACTCGACTCCGGTTGCGACAATAACAGTGACAGAGACTGGTTATTTGCAGTCTTTCGGTACCGTTGGATTTGCCCAACTGTTGATAACTGCAACCGACGAGTTGGGATTGAAGCAAACTCTGACTTATGTTGTTGAAGTCAAGCCGGTGCATTACATGTTATTGACGGTGAAAGCGAACTGGAGAATTCACTTGGACAGTTCTTTGCAAGTGATACCGTTAGGAACTGAGTTCGATTTGGTTGCGAATTTCTACGACATCATCGGGAATAAATTCAACGCTGGGCCTCGCCAGGTTAAAGTGCGGGCTAATCGACTGGATCTTGTTAAAATCAAGCAATACACAAGCAATGCCACTATGACCGTAGCGACGAAAAAGCCCGGTCATACGGTTATCAAGGCTTGGACCGACGGTGTTGACAATACGGCGGACTATGTCAAGATTCATTCGAAAGAAGTGGTCAAACCTGTCGTTGATTTTCTGACAAGTGGCGATATTATGTGTTTGTGGAGTCCAGTCGTGACAAGACATTTGCAAATCGGTTTTTGGTCCAGTAGCGACACTAGCATGATCTCAATTGATGCAACCATTGATTTGGCGTTTGTTATTGGAAATAAGGAAGGAACTGTCTTGCTCACACACTCGTTACAAGCCAACGTTCCGCTGCGAATGCAAGTCTTACCAGTCGCTGAAGTTAAATTATACCCCGACAAGGTCACATTTTTCACAAATGGGGCCGAGGGGATGGTCCAAAGGATCGGCGTTGTGTTAAAAAGCCGGGTGGGGCCAGCCGACAAGAGAAATAATTTGATCCAAGGATGGCTCTGTGATAGGTCTTTCCACCGATATCTAGTCCCGACGCCCTTCAGGTGTTTCGTCCGATTCACCAATGAGAGTGTAGACATCGATGCGAACAGTATCTTCAGCATGAAGAGCAGTTTTAAACCGGAAATAGGTCAATATAATTGTAAAATCATCTCAACGGGGGCTAACACGTCCGATGTCAGTCTCCTAATGACGAATATCACGTTTTGGGTCATTTCCGACGAAGGGGAAATTGAATCGCAACCTTTGGAAATGCCGTTCATTCCTACACCTTACGTACCACCGGAAGTGTATATTGGGGATCAGGGAAATGTCGGCGAGCTTGTTGTCACAGGTCTGGGCTACATTTTGGAGCATATTGTG GTACAACCAGCCGATAGTAGCATTGTTTATGTAGATAAGGGCCGCTTAATTGATGAAAATCATAAAATGTATCAAGTGCAGCTTGTCGATTATCATCCGAAGTTTGCCGATCAGGAAGATGTCATGGGAATTATTGTTCGGTCACCGCTTACGGATCAAGCGACTCAa GTTATGGTGCGAGTTTCCAATAAATATCGCGACGACACCTGTGCGGGTAAATCCCCGATTTACCGATTTATACAACATTACAAACACGCCATTATTATCGTGATTTCAATGCTCATTATTTTCTGTGTCACTTGTTACG tCTATTCACGATATATGCAACCAATGGTTACTGTCACAGTTAACCCGAACCGATCTCTTCTCAACG ctTCTTATCAGCAACAGCATTACCCGACTGCTTCAACTCCCATGAATATGATGAACAGGACTCAACCCTCAATTCCAAGATTATCTCCAACTTCACCGATTTGTACAAGCAAGTCGAATTGTACCTGCGGTAGGAATCGAGAACCGGTCTATGGTGATGTTAGTTCGTTTACAATGAATAGTCCCGAATTGCGAAGAAACCGAAGATTTTTGTAA
- the PNKP gene encoding uncharacterized protein F21D5.5, giving the protein MALSSRICYLRCVKNAQKRITLPHQKAVIIGRNEETGITDLHVSRNHLECTADLDSSKVLVKTLGKSYSGCNGYALMQNETYTLKHGDRIEVRLGFHEFDIIFESQDEPVVKKPRLDFFAMNSNNSNKNFSNAGKWEEIDGRDLLIFTTDNCEPQSTIAAFDLDGTLIKTKSGARFPKDPNDWVLNINSIPQKLQKLHDKGHKIVILTNQSGLSNDFSKVKGFKGKIEAIIAKLSVPAQVFIATGKSIYRKPAPGMWNVLSQSKNGGLAIDIEKSFYVGDAAGREKNWAPKKNKDHSICDRLFALNVGLKFYTPEEYFLGASSVPHVMPEFDPRKVGSNDYPHFASDKQEVIIMVGTPGSGKSYFCKNFLVAKGYVHVSRDKLGSWQKCAKMLEDCLQKKQSVVIDNTNPDKESRQRFIDVAKRNQVDCRCFLMTTSHKQAKHNNRFREMTDKSHTPVGDLVLNSYKKGFQEPEMAEGFSEIVKIPFIPKFDKAEHEKLYKMFLLED; this is encoded by the coding sequence ATGGCTCTTTCTTCGCGAATTTGTTACTTAAGATGCGTAAAAAACGCCCAGAAAAGGATCACTTTGCCTCACCAAAAGGCTGTAATAATCGGCCGAAACGAAGAAACGGGAATCACGGACTTACACGTATCCAGAAATCACCTCGAATGTACCGCAGACTTGGACTCCTCAAAAGTCCTCGTAAAAACCCTCGGTAAGTCCTATTCCGGGTGCAACGGTTACGCCTTAATGCAAAATGAAACATATACTCTCAAACACGGCGATCGAATCGAAGTCAGACTCGGTTTCCACGaatttgatattatttttgaatctcAAGACGAACCCGTTGTTAAAAAACCAAGACTAGATTTTTTCGCAATGAATTCCAATAACTCCAATAAGAATTTCTCAAATGCGGGCAAATGGGAGGAGATCGACGGTCGGGACCTACTCATTTTTACGACAGACAACTGCGAGCCCCAATCAACAATTGCAGCGTTTGATCTTGACGGAACCTTGATCAAAACCAAATCGGGGGCGCGGTTTCCGAAAGACCCCAACGATTGGGTCTTGAACATCAATTCAATCCCTCAAAAGCTGCAAAAACTCCACGACAAGGGCCACAAAATTGTCATTCTAACCAACCAGTCGGGCCTTAGTAACGACTTTAGTAAAGTCAAAGGCTTCAAGGGAAAAATCGAAGCAATAATCGCGAAATTATCAGTCCCCGCACAAGTTTTCATCGCCACTGGAAAGTCGATTTACCGCAAACCAGCCCCCGGCATGTGGAACGTCCTTAGCCAGTCCAAAAATGGGGGCTTAGCGATCGACATCGAGAAGTCTTTCTACGTGGGGGACGCCGCCGGACGCGAGAAAAACTGGGCCCCCAAGAAGAACAAAGACCACTCGATTTGCGACCGACTTTTCGCCCTGAATGTGGGGCTCAAGTTCTACACCCCTGAGGAGTATTTTCTCGGCGCTTCGTCGGTGCCCCATGTAATGCCCGAGTTTGACCCGAGGAAGGTTGGCAGCAATGACTACCCCCATTTCGCCTCCGATAAGCAAGAAGTTATCATAATGGTGGGGACCCCAGGGTCGGGGAAAAGCTACTTTTGTAAGAACTTTCTCGTGGCAAAGGGGTACGTCCATGTCAGTCGGGATAAACTGGGGTCGTGGCAAAAGTGTGCCAAAATGTTGGAGGATTGTCTCCAGAAGAAGCAAAGTGTGGTGATTGATAACACGAATCCTGATAAGGAGTCAAGGCAAAGGTTCATCGATGTGGCGAAACGGAATCAAGTCGATTGTAGGTGTTTCCTTATGACGACGAGTCACAAACAGGCCAAGCACAATAACAGGTTTAGGGAAATGACGGACAAGAGTCACACTCCAGTGGGGGATTTGGTCCTCAACTCATATAAAAAGGGCTTTCAGGAACCGGAAATGGCCGAGGGGTTCTcggaaattgttaaaattccGTTCATTCCGAAATTTGATAAGGCTGAGCATGAAAAGttgtataaaatgtttttgttagaGGActaa